A DNA window from Pseudorasbora parva isolate DD20220531a chromosome 5, ASM2467924v1, whole genome shotgun sequence contains the following coding sequences:
- the LOC137074949 gene encoding N-lysine methyltransferase KMT5A-A-like: MHKGDVTMRRLRLKPEGVAPQHVRSATDNACFLEARHINPIKGRGVFAVSPFQRGDFVVEYRGEVIDSTESQARRKKYHPSQAVFMFDFYWQGKQWCIDASVENGSLGRLVNDDHVKPNCRMKKIVADGKPHLVLFALKKHRERR, encoded by the exons ATGCACAAG GGGGATGTCACGATGAGGAGGTTGCGACTAAAGCCGGAAGGTGTAGCACCTCAACATGTGCGCAGTGCCACAGACAATGCATGTTTTTTGGAGGCACGACACATAAATCCAATAAAAG GTCGTGGTGTGTTTGCCGTGTCCCCATTTCAAAGAGGGGATTTTGTTGTCGAATACAGAGGAGAAGTCATTGACTCCACTGAATCTCAAGCTAGGAGGAAGAAGTATCATCCATCACAGGCAGTTTTTATGTTTGACTTCTACTGGCAGGGCAAACAATGGTG CATTGATGCTTCTGTGGAAAATGGATCATTGGGGAGGCTGGTCAATGATGACCATGTTAAGCCTAACTGCCGGATGAAAAAAATTGTTGCAGATGGAAAGCCACATCTAGTCctgtttgctttaaaaaaacatagaGAGAGGAGATGA